The Oryzias latipes chromosome 11, ASM223467v1 nucleotide sequence ACCTCACTCTGCTTGTATGTGACACTGGGGGCGCTGGGGGCACTGACGGTGGCCGTGGAGCCAAGATGGGAGGAGTCAGATGAGGACTCCGACAGGCTCTCTGGAAATGGTTGTCGCTTGGCCTTCTGGGGGGTGTAGTTGGAAATATCCAGGATGTCTTTTGACTCATTGGAGCCATATTCACTGAAGCCATGGTACTGAGACCCAAAGCTGTCCAATGGCCATCCACTGtgtctggagaaaaaaacagagcatATTAGCCTATAAAAAATAACCAGTACACAGAAGTCTATGGCAGTTGAAGAAAGTCATTTGTCAGAATTCTTCGTATCATAATTCCTTATCtcatttgtgaatttatgacATAAATATTTGTATGTGAAGTGTAGAAAAAGTACACTATAATGAAAGTGTTACCTGTAGCTCCACTGACTGGAGTTGTACTGCTTGTAAGTCTCTGGGAAGGAGGAGCTGCCTTTAGCCAATGACATATACCCTACTCCACCAGGTGATGTGGGTCCTGTTGACTCCCCCCTCACCAAGGAGGAATGGCTCGCTGACGGATATCCACCGTAGCCCCGCTTGGCTGCTGCGTGGTAATTAGAGTAACTAACTTGACCGACAGGGGGGGTCTTACCACCATAAGCAAAGCTGCAGTCTGAGGATCTCTGTGGGACTGCAGGAGAAGAGCAGGAGTAGCCCGATGTGTAGGGACCATACGATGCTGGATGGGGGGAACTGGGGGAATGTGAGAGTGATGGGGGAGTAGATTTGGGATATGTTGAAGTGGTGGGGGATGTTTGGGCTATAGTTCCATAGCTATAAGGAGTCCTGGCTGTGGAGCAGTAAGTCTGAGCTGACCCCTCAATGCCAGAACTTGCTCCTTTATTGTTCCACTtcaaaaatgcaggagaccagctGTGGCCAGCAACTGGACTGGATGGCTCATATCCAGACGTAGATGAAGCTTTCTGTCGACCCGACTGTGAGGAAGAGATATCCAACAGGTCAGAGGAGTCGTCTGAGTCGAGCAGCGACCGAAAATATCCAGCAAAAAGACCCTGTGTGTCCTCCCCAGCTGGTCCCCCACCTCTGCCTCCACCTGGGCTGCCGTCAACACCTCCCAGTCCTACCTCGCAAGACGAAAAGCCACCCCTTGAAGATCTGCAGAGTTGAAAACCCCCCAAACCTTTCTCTTTATGAATAGTCTCTTCCTTCCCCCATCCTCCTGCTCCATTGGGCCACTCTTGCCCCATGGACATCCCAACCCCTTTAAGCACGCCGTTTTTTCTCATGCGTctctttttaacaattttttcaaTCCCCAGCTCTGTTCCCACCATACCACCTCCCCTCCCCACCCCTCCTCCACCAACACTCTTCCCCCTTTTTCTGGGCAACCCATGTTCCGCCAGTGGGCCCAGTTTCCGCTTCTTTCCAATTGATTCAAAAAAGTCActgaatgtgcttttattgCACTCACTGCCCCCAATCcttccagctgctcctccacctcTTCCCATGCCACCTCCTCTGCTGCCTCGTGGACGTCTATATCCAGTGAGTCTGTGAAGCAGGGTGGATATTCCTGGGTTTTCCAAAGGGACATGAAAGCTTTCCGGCTCACTGGGTGTCCAGCAGCGAGGAGGGGAGCAGCGACCGGTGGTCGGAGGCTGGCGGTTTAAAAACGCCAGCTTGGAGAGGACATCCCCATACTCTATTTTCACATCATTTGTATCGTTCACATAGGATGGATAAGGAAGTGGGAGTTTAGTCCGACGTCGCCTGCGTGGCTTTTTAGGCTGTTCTCCAGAAGCACCAGCTACCACCGGGTTTGCAGGTTCCACCTGAATTCCTGGCACCGGCTGTTTGGGCGGTCTCCCTCTCCTACGTTTGAGAATAACTGGCAGTTCTCCAGGGGGGAACATCACCATAACACTTTTTCCATTGTTCTTCATGCGAAGAAGAGCAGTTGGCTCTCGGACTGCGTCAGAGCCCTCTAGAGTGCTATCGTTACTTTTCTCCACCCCTGTTACTGTCTCCACGTTGGAAATTTTGTAGCTCTTCTGTCTGCGGCTTAAGCTCACAGGAATGCGTGGCACCTTGACAACAATCTTCCTTACCTGAGAAGCAgagaaaacagttaaaaaaatgcaggagTAAATAGCACTTACATGCTTCTGTGTCATAAAAGCACGGATAgttttaaaggcccactccgtttatcttttgatctattttaaaagcattctcagttttcttctaattatgattatgctgtttttaagaaaaaataaataaaaaatatctttgtTTTACATAGTTTCTATAGAGcaccagtagttcattagaaactcccATCTTAGTTGTGGAAGGGAATGTTGCCAGAGAGTAAGCCTggcctcatttcccatcatccttttgttaaCATGCTCTCCaggtagcttacagcccctcataacccaACCACCTAAGTCACAGCTACAggtttttttccaacagcattttttcatctgctcctggttcacaataaatttgaataaaaattacTCAGATATCCTATCttaatcttgattttcttttaaacatctCTTCCATCAGgagaaaatgtcacaagaacatgttaaaaataccaaaaacacaagtttcatCCATGCATGTCTATAATATacaaatgcaaatttaaattaaaaatatcctagagagagagagagagagagagagagatgctTTTAGCAGAGCTGGTTAGGTCAATTTTTTAGATAAatcgtgcattttgtggtacaatcACCAAATTTAGCATGGATGTACCTTAGTATCCCCTCTTTCCAAAAAGGCATGTTAGCCACGAGAAAAATCCATACATTTAATTGTTGCAAAAATATTCAACTTCTATTTGCCCCAGTCCCAACATGGACTGTTAATGCACAAAATGCAGTATTTTACCTACAGAATACTATTAATGTTATGTtacatatatattattattattttgggaTTTCTTGTGGCTAgcatgcttttctgaaagaggcgatcctaaggtacatccatgccaaaAGTGGTGCTTGAACCACAAACGCGATTATGTTATTAACCGGCCTCACTAGCAATAACATGttgaaagaacacaaaaaccacgattttcattggagtgggtctttaacaatgaACCAGAAGGGCATAGAAACATTAGGAAAACGTACACCAACAAAACGTCCTCGTCTGCTGTTGCTGGGAGGACACACCCCCAGTTCTTCCTTAATCGTCAACATAGGTGCAGGGCCAGAGGATGTAAATGAGTGAAGAGGAGCGGCTTGGTGGTAGATCGCCTGGGCTGCCTGACGCTGTCTCATTACACTCTTAGGTCCTGGTTTATGGGCAGGTTTCACTGTGGGTCTGCATCTGGATTTAGGACCTGGTTTatgcccaagtctgggtccagGTTTAGGCAGAGCTTTGGGGACGGGTTTAGGTGTGGATAAAGGAAGAGCAACATTGGAGTGACAGGTAGGTGTGGGTAGAACAACCTCCACAGGTGGATGCTCTTTTTCATTACCAATAGCCACCGCCTCCTCTTTAACCCTCCAGATCTTCTTATTCAGTATTTCCTCCTCCTTGTCCCCTCCCTTATCtctcccctcttttttttcattttcgtcTATGCTTCGGCGCAGGCGGGAGGATTTGCGCAGGTGACAGCGGAAGCGAGGACGGCCAGAGCTGCGGAGTGCATATTTCTTTTCTGTCTCTGCAGGGAGAGAAGAAGAGTCTGTGTTTGGGTTTGGGGCTAGACAAAGGGTCGAGGGGGACTCTGTCTCCTCAACCCGCGCGGGGCCTGCCAGCTGATTGGTGGAGGCAGGATGATTGCCAAGTGCAAGTGACAAAGGTTGAGATGAGGTTGTGTGCATGGCCTCTGATGTGAGAGTTTTGGTCATTTCTGAGCTTATGGAACTCGGATGTGAGCTAATTTCCATATGTCCAAAATTATCTGTGTGCTGAAAAGCCTGCGCGTGCACGTCTGGGTCcatgtgtgtttgcatgctCTTGGGTGTGTACTCAAATGTGTTGCTTTCCGCAGTCGTATGGGTCTCGGTCACCCTCTGCCAGCATGTGCCATGCTGAAACCTCCTCTGCAGATGGACGCCGTTGGCTTGGGCAGACGGAGGGGTGGAGGAAATGTCATCTGGAGTCGTGGCTGTCAGTCCATCACAGGAGTGATCCTGGAACTCCCTCTGCAGCACGAGCTCTTCAGACCAGAACTCAGGTAACTCCAGCCTCTTAGTCCCCGCTGCACAGACCCCCTCCTCAGGCCAGGTTTCACTGCAACCCACTGAAGGCCCAGGCTGTCCTGGATGTAGATGACCTGACAGGCCGCTCATTCAGTGTAAAGTTTAGTTGGTTGTAAGGCAAAAACAGTAAAAGTTGCTTCCAGATCTTGTGAATGAGTATTTCCTGTAGGAATGTGTCCTCTAGAGCTGGAAAGAGCAGAAGATTCACCCACCTAGGGATAGAAATGGGTGATAAAATCAACCAGGGATGTCTTACAAGTTTCTTGACATCACTCAGCTGAATTAAAATCCCTGAATCCAAACCATGTCTATCTATAAATTACACGCCAGTTAACATCCAGCACATACAAATCTAACTTTTGCAGCCCAGATGGAAATTTACTTGTTAGATAGTTGTTACCATATCTGGCAGCAGGCCATAAACCGACTCTATAATGCACCCTGTCTTATTAACTGTGCCACCCACACAGCAGCATTACAACATTAGATTACATTTACCATTCATATCCTGCTCAGTCGGATGCTTTTACCGAAAAGGCTGAGGCACTGATTTTGATTCTGGGTTGAGCCTCACTCTGTCTGCCTGACTGGCTCTGTTCTGCAGGGGATCATTGGGTCATCAATACTGCAGTGGAGAGCTCACATACTTCTCTCTCTTCCCTCTGCTTCTGTCTTTTGCCCATGGTTGCTACGGCAAGAAAAGGAAGgacacaaagacagacagagGAAGGGACAGAGGGTTGAAGAACGGTGGGGAGGtggagcagaaagaaaaagagaatagGAGATTAGTATATGATGTCAGACCGCGCATCAAGCCAGACAAGAACCAGTTTTTTGGAGCTGGCTGCATCTCCCATCATGCAATCACTAAACTCCAGGAGTGActtgaattttaatttaattttttttttttaacaagatttcagtttagtttatgtgtttttaacagaatCAACATGAGACTTGAAAGGCGTTAAACTGTATTTAGATCTACGCTGTTGATCAGAACTGACAGGCTTACATGTTGTGTGCAGCCTGTTTTGGACACATACCTTCAGCTGCGCCAAAATTCAGTGTCAATGCACATGCTTTACATGAAATAATAGCAGcaataaaatcaacaaattCACAAAGTATCACAAATCGCCCAGACAATCGAAACTCTATTATAAAGCAACACCTAATTGGATCGGTTTGTGTTGTGTCAACGATCAGTGCCACTAGGGGGTAGCAAAGAAGCAATGAGTGAAAAGGTGTTAAAGGATGAACAGATGAAGGTGACACAAAGACAGGAGTGATTGAAAATGTAAAGGAAACCCAAAGGAGACGAGAGACACCTCTTCTGTGTCactcaaaaaaggaaagaagtttgattttttattttaataattggaCCACGTGGAGATGCATGTGACTGCAAGCTGGTCAAACACGAACACGCCTGCtacatttgaaaacagaaatgctGGCTCCAGCACTGTAGCACGCACTCCACATTCAGGAAAATTACATCCATTGTCAGATCTCTGCCTCCCTCTCCAACATATGGCTCTGATTAGGAGGGAGGAAAAGAGGACGGAGAGCAAGAGAAAGAAATAGAAAACGATGAGGAAAAGGAGGGGGAGAAAAGAAGGGATTGAATGAATGGAGAAGAACGCTGACAAGGTGAGAAGAAGCACaagaaagtgaaagaaaaaaacgggGAATAATCAATATTGAATGGATTGTCAGAGGCGGACAGTTTGGGGAGGAAGGAGACAAAGTTGAAGAGGAGGATAAAGAGTAAGAGTGGGAGAGTTTTGGGTCTGCACACATGAAGTGGAGTAACCTCTGTTGCTCTGAGGAATGACACAACTGGGACAGACAAGCATGGAGCCTAACACACACACTACACACATTTCTTTAACCCCTCACCCATTCTCCCCCCTTCATGCCCACCACCTTACTCCCATCTCTCCCGTTCTCACTTTCTCTACGGTCTAATTAACAGGATTCATTAATTAGGGCTTCATCTGACCAC carries:
- the ahdc1 gene encoding AT-hook DNA-binding motif-containing protein 1 — encoded protein: MSGLSGHLHPGQPGPSVGCSETWPEEGVCAAGTKRLELPEFWSEELVLQREFQDHSCDGLTATTPDDISSTPPSAQANGVHLQRRFQHGTCWQRVTETHTTAESNTFEYTPKSMQTHMDPDVHAQAFQHTDNFGHMEISSHPSSISSEMTKTLTSEAMHTTSSQPLSLALGNHPASTNQLAGPARVEETESPSTLCLAPNPNTDSSSLPAETEKKYALRSSGRPRFRCHLRKSSRLRRSIDENEKKEGRDKGGDKEEEILNKKIWRVKEEAVAIGNEKEHPPVEVVLPTPTCHSNVALPLSTPKPVPKALPKPGPRLGHKPGPKSRCRPTVKPAHKPGPKSVMRQRQAAQAIYHQAAPLHSFTSSGPAPMLTIKEELGVCPPSNSRRGRFVGVRKIVVKVPRIPVSLSRRQKSYKISNVETVTGVEKSNDSTLEGSDAVREPTALLRMKNNGKSVMVMFPPGELPVILKRRRGRPPKQPVPGIQVEPANPVVAGASGEQPKKPRRRRRTKLPLPYPSYVNDTNDVKIEYGDVLSKLAFLNRQPPTTGRCSPPRCWTPSEPESFHVPLENPGISTLLHRLTGYRRPRGSRGGGMGRGGGAAGRIGGSECNKSTFSDFFESIGKKRKLGPLAEHGLPRKRGKSVGGGGVGRGGGMVGTELGIEKIVKKRRMRKNGVLKGVGMSMGQEWPNGAGGWGKEETIHKEKGLGGFQLCRSSRGGFSSCEVGLGGVDGSPGGGRGGGPAGEDTQGLFAGYFRSLLDSDDSSDLLDISSSQSGRQKASSTSGYEPSSPVAGHSWSPAFLKWNNKGASSGIEGSAQTYCSTARTPYSYGTIAQTSPTTSTYPKSTPPSLSHSPSSPHPASYGPYTSGYSCSSPAVPQRSSDCSFAYGGKTPPVGQVSYSNYHAAAKRGYGGYPSASHSSLVRGESTGPTSPGGVGYMSLAKGSSSFPETYKQYNSSQWSYRHSGWPLDSFGSQYHGFSEYGSNESKDILDISNYTPQKAKRQPFPESLSESSSDSSHLGSTATVSAPSAPSVTYKQSEVASVSGERGQSSLSSLEKLMMDWHDSASGPSYSWSQNVLFQGGGTSKPGRGRRKRAEYLLEKEGGSGLHSDSPSSPSPTPTPGPKRGGVGGRGRGSRGGRGGVSSCQRERPSGSKGRGKAVTASGVGQVVSAGGPEGSGLFHEGLDYYSGDSSSLSPLTTPNPAPPSSYLQEPCEYPSPYSANPSTPSSEERYPTLYPGESCSSLSPSVSSPPYPPKPTPPPQSYHLAPSRTFSPSCSPSPRLTPHCSTALSPSHRPPPKDLQFSQYDSPNYCGSPYWYGQTSHSSSPSPHSNTIPVHTHSSPHGNTHANSHASPAPHPQAHLTPSETHPHSAQLCGHTNMSSHTNSHLQSSLLTHSNSQPHHNTHHPSHSHPNLSPGLHSNATPALYEERSPPSTMTPNKRDLTAHALSTGQGPSPLSPYPKPPLDPSTHQEDASGYSLPHQSYQGIGHRYPSQVTQGGGVLCQLLDTASDDSFSVTSL